A single region of the bacterium genome encodes:
- a CDS encoding ABC transporter ATP-binding protein, which translates to MIEFRGVYKQLGGEPILRGIDLTVPEGQTLALLGPSGAGKSVLLKHAIGLLRPDAGDVLVDGVSVVNASPSELKRVRRRVGYVFQNAALFDSLTVAENLWLAQDDGTGRRSLRECREEAAELLRRVNLDPSVLDMYPAQLSGGMRKRVGVARAIASQPRYLLYDEPTTGLDPVNAETIDSLILELDRELGVTSIVVTHDLESAFTVAERIALLYDGKIRVVATPEELLASTDPVVQRFIRRGRINSPVSV; encoded by the coding sequence ATGATCGAATTCCGTGGTGTCTACAAGCAGCTCGGCGGCGAGCCGATCCTGCGCGGCATCGACCTGACGGTGCCGGAGGGGCAGACGCTGGCGCTGCTCGGCCCGTCCGGCGCGGGGAAGAGCGTGCTGCTGAAGCACGCCATCGGGTTGCTCCGGCCCGACGCGGGGGATGTGTTGGTGGACGGCGTGTCGGTGGTGAACGCGTCGCCGAGCGAGCTCAAGCGCGTGCGTCGGCGCGTGGGGTACGTGTTCCAGAACGCGGCGCTGTTCGACTCGCTGACCGTCGCGGAGAACCTGTGGCTGGCGCAGGACGACGGCACCGGCCGCCGCAGTTTGCGCGAGTGCCGCGAGGAGGCGGCGGAGCTGCTGCGGCGGGTGAACCTGGACCCGAGCGTGCTGGACATGTACCCGGCGCAGCTCTCGGGGGGCATGCGGAAGCGCGTGGGCGTGGCGCGCGCCATCGCGAGCCAGCCGCGGTATCTGCTGTACGACGAACCGACGACGGGCCTGGACCCCGTGAACGCGGAGACGATCGATTCGCTCATCCTGGAGCTGGACCGGGAGTTGGGGGTGACGAGCATCGTCGTCACACACGACCTGGAATCCGCGTTCACGGTGGCGGAGCGCATCGCGCTGCTGTACGACGGCAAGATCCGCGTGGTCGCGACGCCGGAGGAGCTGCTGGCGAGCACGGACCCGGTCGTCCAACGCTTCATCCGGCGGGGCCGCATCAACTCGCCGGTCTCGGTGTGA
- a CDS encoding ABC transporter permease produces MKAEGDTGRMSTLAEPRALLAIHGFLSHIGRATLMAWAVVRELPYPRRYMRSFLQQAYWMGVRSLPLVLIMAVLGGAVTSQTTGNQFTGSVPVWVVGSVTVASMITELGPILTGVVLVGRIGASIAAELASMKVTEQIDALYAMGRDPVAYLVVPRVLGGLVVLPPLVALADFAGIMSGWLVGLVAVDGLTTAEFIYGARFYFRPWALYFSVIKAAFFGLAITFLACYIGLEGGRGGAEGVGRTTTAAVVATTLVLMILDMMLAPLLKMW; encoded by the coding sequence ATGAAGGCGGAGGGCGATACAGGCCGGATGAGCACGCTGGCAGAGCCGAGGGCACTCCTCGCGATCCACGGGTTCCTGAGCCACATCGGCCGCGCCACGCTGATGGCGTGGGCGGTGGTGCGGGAGCTCCCGTACCCGCGGCGATACATGCGGTCGTTCCTCCAACAGGCCTACTGGATGGGCGTGCGCTCGCTGCCGCTGGTGCTGATCATGGCGGTGCTGGGCGGCGCGGTGACGTCGCAGACGACGGGCAATCAGTTCACGGGCTCGGTCCCGGTGTGGGTGGTGGGCAGCGTCACGGTGGCGAGCATGATCACGGAGCTGGGGCCGATCCTGACCGGTGTGGTGCTGGTGGGCCGCATCGGCGCGAGCATCGCCGCGGAGCTGGCGTCGATGAAGGTGACGGAGCAGATCGACGCGCTGTACGCGATGGGCCGTGATCCGGTGGCGTACCTGGTGGTGCCGCGGGTGCTGGGTGGGCTGGTGGTGCTGCCGCCGCTGGTGGCCCTGGCGGACTTCGCGGGGATCATGTCCGGATGGCTCGTGGGGCTGGTGGCGGTGGACGGGCTGACGACGGCGGAGTTCATCTACGGCGCGCGGTTCTACTTCCGGCCGTGGGCGCTCTACTTCTCGGTGATCAAGGCCGCGTTCTTCGGCCTCGCGATCACGTTCCTCGCGTGCTACATCGGGCTGGAAGGGGGACGCGGCGGTGCGGAAGGCGTGGGCCGCACGACGACGGCCGCCGTGGTCGCCACGACGCTGGTGCTGATGATCCTGGACATGATGTTGGCGCCGCTCCTGAAGATGTGGTGA